The Geodermatophilaceae bacterium NBWT11 genome has a segment encoding these proteins:
- the uvrB gene encoding excinuclease ABC subunit UvrB, which produces MTTKTGLKPTQGTFEVISEFVPSGDQPTAIKELATAVNAGQKDTVLLGATGTGKSATTAWLIEQVQRPTLVMAPNKTLAAQLANEFKELLPNNAVEYFVSYYDYYQPEAYVPQTDTYIEKDSSINEEVERLRHSATQSLLTRRDVVVVSTVSCIYGLGTPQEYVDRALKISLGQERDRDELLRTLVTEQYTRNDLAFTRGTFRVRGDTIEVFPVYEELAVRIEMFGDEVERLYYLHPLTGEVVREVQELYVFPATHYVAGPERMERAIGGIEAELEGRLAELDKQGKLLESQRLRMRTTYDIEMMRQVGFCSGIENYSRHIDGRGAGTAGSCLIDYFPDDFLLVIDESHVTVPQIGGMYEGDMSRKRTLVDHGFRLPSAMDNRPLKWEEFTDRIGQAVYLSATPGKYELGRTQGEFVEQVIRPTGLVDPEIVVKPTKGQIDDLVHEIRTRTEKDERILVTTLTKKMSEDLTDYLLELGIKVRYLHSEVDTLRRVELLRELRQGEYDVLVGINLLREGLDLPEVSLVAILDADKEGFLRSGTSLIQTIGRAARNVSGQVHMYADKITPSMAQAIDETSRRREKQVAYNTAHGVDPQPLRKKIVDILDGIYKASEEAEAATEQFGGSGRQQSRGKAPVPGLSSKSKGKAKAGSIDVEGLPRAALADMITEMNDQMLSAARELQFEVAARLRDELNELKRELRQFDQAHA; this is translated from the coding sequence TCGGGTGACCAGCCGACGGCGATCAAGGAGCTGGCGACCGCGGTCAACGCCGGCCAGAAGGACACCGTGCTGCTGGGTGCCACCGGCACGGGCAAGTCGGCGACCACGGCCTGGCTGATCGAGCAGGTGCAGCGGCCCACCCTGGTGATGGCGCCGAACAAGACCCTCGCCGCGCAGCTGGCCAACGAGTTCAAGGAACTGCTGCCCAACAACGCGGTGGAGTACTTCGTCTCCTACTACGACTACTACCAACCCGAGGCGTACGTCCCGCAGACCGACACCTACATCGAGAAGGACTCCTCGATCAACGAGGAGGTGGAGCGGTTGCGGCACTCGGCCACCCAGAGCCTGCTCACCCGGCGCGACGTCGTGGTGGTCTCCACGGTGTCCTGCATCTACGGCCTGGGCACCCCGCAGGAGTACGTCGACCGGGCGCTGAAGATCTCCCTGGGCCAGGAGCGCGACCGCGACGAGCTGCTGCGCACCCTGGTCACCGAGCAGTACACCCGCAACGACCTGGCCTTCACCCGCGGCACGTTCCGGGTCCGCGGCGACACCATCGAGGTGTTCCCGGTCTACGAGGAGCTCGCGGTCCGGATCGAGATGTTCGGCGACGAGGTCGAGCGGCTGTACTACCTGCACCCGCTCACCGGCGAGGTCGTCCGCGAGGTCCAGGAGCTCTACGTCTTCCCGGCCACGCACTACGTCGCCGGCCCCGAGCGCATGGAACGCGCCATCGGCGGCATCGAGGCCGAGCTCGAGGGGCGGCTGGCCGAGCTGGACAAGCAGGGCAAGCTCCTGGAGTCCCAGCGGCTGCGCATGCGCACCACCTACGACATCGAGATGATGCGCCAGGTCGGCTTCTGCTCCGGGATCGAGAACTACTCCCGGCACATCGACGGCCGTGGCGCCGGCACCGCCGGCTCGTGCCTCATCGACTACTTCCCGGACGACTTCCTGCTCGTCATCGACGAGTCGCACGTGACCGTGCCGCAGATCGGCGGCATGTACGAGGGCGACATGAGCCGCAAGCGCACCCTGGTCGACCACGGCTTCCGGCTGCCCTCGGCGATGGACAACCGCCCGCTGAAGTGGGAGGAGTTCACCGACCGCATCGGTCAGGCCGTCTACCTCTCGGCCACCCCGGGCAAGTACGAGCTGGGCCGCACCCAGGGCGAGTTCGTCGAGCAGGTCATCCGGCCCACCGGCCTGGTCGACCCCGAGATCGTGGTCAAGCCGACCAAGGGCCAGATCGACGACCTGGTGCACGAGATCCGCACCCGCACCGAGAAGGACGAGCGGATCCTGGTCACCACGCTGACCAAGAAGATGAGCGAGGACCTCACCGACTACCTGCTCGAGCTGGGCATCAAGGTGCGGTACCTGCACTCGGAGGTCGACACCCTGCGCCGGGTCGAGCTGCTGCGCGAGCTGCGGCAGGGCGAGTACGACGTGCTGGTCGGGATCAACCTGCTCCGCGAGGGCCTCGACCTCCCGGAGGTGTCCCTGGTCGCGATCCTCGACGCCGACAAGGAGGGCTTCCTCCGCTCGGGCACCTCGCTGATCCAGACCATCGGCCGCGCCGCCCGCAATGTCTCGGGCCAGGTGCACATGTACGCCGACAAGATCACCCCGTCGATGGCCCAGGCGATCGACGAGACCTCGCGGCGCCGGGAGAAGCAGGTCGCCTACAACACCGCCCACGGCGTCGACCCGCAGCCGCTGCGGAAGAAGATCGTGGACATCCTCGACGGCATCTACAAGGCCAGCGAGGAGGCCGAGGCCGCCACCGAGCAGTTCGGCGGGTCCGGTCGCCAGCAGTCCCGGGGGAAGGCCCCGGTCCCCGGGCTGTCCTCGAAGTCCAAGGGCAAGGCCAAGGCGGGGTCGATCGACGTCGAGGGGCTGCCCCGGGCCGCGCTGGCCGACATGATCACCGAAATGAACGACCAGATGCTCTCCGCGGCCCGCGAGCTGCAGTTCGAGGTCGCCGCCCGCCTGCGCGACGAGCTGAACGAGCTGAAGCGGGAGCTGCGGCAGTTCGACCAGGCGCACGCCTGA